CCGTCTCAGCGCGCGCAGCAAGCTTCTTGGCCTCGCGCTGGTCGCGGCGATCGGCCTCGGCTTCCAATCGCTGCGCCACTGGCACGATACGCACGCCATCATGATAAACGCTTCGGAATCGCTGCCCAACTGGGCCTTCCTGGTGGAAACGGGCCGGTTCCCTGCGCGTGGTGAGTATGTCGCGTTTACGCCCGGCAAGGATCCGCTGACGGTGAAGCACTTTGGCTCGCCGCCCGAGCCGTTCATCAAGCGCGCCTATGGCCTGCCGGGTGACGTGGTGTCGCACCGCGGGGCAGACGTCCTGGTCAACGGGACCCCGGTTGCGCGCATGAAGCCGCTGACGCGACAGGGAGAGGTCCTGCGCCCAGGGCCGGTCGGCGTGGTGCCGCGCGACTGCATCTTTGCCGCAACGCCCCACAAGGACGGCTTCGACAGCCGCTATGCCGCGATCGGCTTTGTCTGCAAGCGCCAGCTGGTCGGCGTCGGAGTGTCAATCCTGTGATCGCGCGGGTCGCCCTGACCGCGGCCGTCGCGCTGCTCGTGGGGCCGGCTCTGCCGAACGTCGGCGCTGCCGGCGCGCGCGATCTGGGCCAGCTGGGCCAGACCTGGCCGATCGCCGAGCTGGACATGCTCGAAGTCATGTACGCACGGCTGCTGCGCGCGCAAGCTAGCGGTGAGCTCGATCGAATGAACCGCCAGTTCGCGGCCCGTTCGACCCGCAAGGTCATGCATCCCGACCCGGTGGCGGGGCTGACGCATGCCGAAGAGCCGCGGGAGTGGGAGTACGATCCGGCGATCACCGTCGCGGCCGACATCCGCGACACCAAGGGCAATCTGATCGCGGCGCGCGGCACCAGGGTCAATCCGCTCAACGTCGTCTCACTGCCCCGCCAGCTCGCTTTCATCGACGGCGACAGCCCTGAAGAGCTCGAATGGGCGGCCAAGATCGGTGACGACACCAAGGCCATGGTCATCATGGTCAAGGGCTCTCCCTTCGAGCAGATGAAGGCGCGCCAGCGCCGCTTCTACTTCGACCAGGGTGGCAACCTCACCACCAAGTTCGGGATCCGGCACACACCGGCGCTGGTGCGCCAGAAGGGCGATGTTCTTGTCGTCGGTGAGGTGGTCCTCAAGCGGGAGATCGGCACATGATCGCATGGTTCAAGGATCGTCTGCCGGCGCCGATGGCGGCGCCTGAGACCCCGCAGCTGCGCGCGGCGCGCATGCGGATCATCGTCGGCCTGGCGCTCATCGCTGTAATTGTCGGCGCATGGAGCCAGCTTTACGCCGCCGTCGGCTTCCCTGTCCTGGTGCTGCTCGCCGGCGCTGTGGGCATGCTTGTCGTTCAGGTGCCGATCTATCTTGCGGTCAAGGCGCATGCCGACGATGCCTGGCTGACCGACGCGATTGAGACGACGAACGCGCGAGAGGCCGCCAACGATGCCTAGGCTGCTGGCCTTCCTCGGCCTCCTGGCGCTTCTATTTTCCGGAGGCGTCGCGAGCGCGCAGACGATGCCGTCGCGCTGCACCGGCAAGTTCGTCAATCCCATCACCGATGTGTGCTGGGGTTGCCTGTTCCCGCTCTCGATCGGGTCGTTCAAGATCTGGCCCTCGGCGCGCGCCGACACCGACAATCCCAATCTGCCGATCTGCTTTTGCGGCTCGCCTATCCCGCGTGTCGGCGTTGCTGCCGGGTTCTGGGAGCCGGCGCGCCTGATCGACGTCACCACCAAGCCGTTCTGCTTTCCCAACCTTGGCGGCGTGAAGCTCTCGCCGGGGTTCCAGATCGGCAACGGCTACGTAAGCCAGTCCTCGCAGATCGGCGGCAAGGGCGAGAACACGGCCAAGTACCACGTCCACTATTACGTCTATCCGCTGCTCTATTGGATGGAGATCCTGACCGATTTCCTGTGCTTCGAGCAGGCCTCGTTCGATATCGCCTACATCACCGAGATCGATCCACTCTGGCAGGAAGACGCGCTCACAACGATCATCAACCCAGAGGCAGTGCTGTTCACGACCCCGATCGCGCAAGCCGCATGCGCTGCCGATTGCGTCGCCTCGACTGCGCACTTGCCTCTAGATCCGCTGTTCTGGTGCGCGGGTTGCAATGGCTCGATGTACCCGATGAACGGCAATGTCGGCGCCAATGCCGGCATGGAGCAGTCGACCCGCCTCGCGGCCGAGCGGATGATCTACAAGATGCACCGGCAGGGCCTGGCCTGGGGCACGATGGGCAGCAAGGCCCTTTGCAACAAGTACATCATGCCCATACTCAAGAAGCAGCAGTACCGGCTGCAGATGGTCAACCCTTCGCCGATGGTGAGTGGCCGCGAAGCTTGCTCGCCGATCGGTGGCAGCACGATCCTGCCCCAGACCGGCCGCGTCTACCCAGTCATCGGTGAGGACGTCGGCTATCTGCTCTGGCGCAAGCGCAACTGCTGCGTGCTGTGATGGCGAGCTCACCTCATCACAGCCGCGGTAGTCTGTCCGTCTGCCTTCAGGCGTGCGGCATGATCCTCGCCGCGCTTTGCATCGTCTTCTCGCTGATGCTGTTCATGGCCGACCTGTTTGGCCTTCCCCTGCAGGTGCTTTTGCCATGACCCGCAAGTTGCTCATTGCCGCAGCCTTCCTCACTGCCGGCCTTGTCACCGCTGCGCTCGCACAGACGATCGAAGGCCTGGATCTCGGCGCCATTCAGAACCGGGCGGAGGAGCAGGCCAAGGACGCGCAGGCGTTCCTCGACAGCGTTGCGGGTCGCGGTGACGCGGCCCGCGAGGACGCCCGCCAGATTGCCGACGACGGCATGGGGGCGTTGAAGGCGATCGACACATCCAAGCTTCCCAAGGTCGCCGGCGCCGATGGTGGCGCGGTCGACCTCGATGAGCTGGTGACCGGCGCGCGAGGCGCACTCGAAGCACCCAAGTCCGCGCCATTGTTCATCGCCTTTGCCAGCCTCTCGATGCCCGAAGAGTCGCTCAAGCGGATGATCGCCGACGTTCACAAGGCGGGCGGCGTCGTCGTGCTGCGTGGGCTTCCGGCGAACAGCGGTCGGACCTTCGCCACGGCCATGCGCCACGTGATGTCGCAGGATGCTGCAGCGAACGTCGCAATCGATCCCCGTCTCTTCCGCGCCTTCAACATTCAGGCTGCACCGACTTACGTCACGGTCTCGACGAGCTTCGCACCATGCGACGACTTTGCCTGCAAGACCGCCGTGCCGCCATCCGATCGCATCGTCGGCAACGTGACGGTGCAGTACGCGCTCGAGACCTTCGTCGATGCGAAGGGTCCGGGCGCCCCGGCGGCGCGTGTGGCGCTGGCCAATCTGACGCGGCGTGACTGATGGCACGCTGTC
Above is a window of Novosphingobium sp. 9U DNA encoding:
- a CDS encoding S26 family signal peptidase, whose amino-acid sequence is MVLATNAVATVGAGVRPSRRLSARSKLLGLALVAAIGLGFQSLRHWHDTHAIMINASESLPNWAFLVETGRFPARGEYVAFTPGKDPLTVKHFGSPPEPFIKRAYGLPGDVVSHRGADVLVNGTPVARMKPLTRQGEVLRPGPVGVVPRDCIFAATPHKDGFDSRYAAIGFVCKRQLVGVGVSIL
- the traW gene encoding type-F conjugative transfer system protein TraW, whose protein sequence is MIARVALTAAVALLVGPALPNVGAAGARDLGQLGQTWPIAELDMLEVMYARLLRAQASGELDRMNRQFAARSTRKVMHPDPVAGLTHAEEPREWEYDPAITVAADIRDTKGNLIAARGTRVNPLNVVSLPRQLAFIDGDSPEELEWAAKIGDDTKAMVIMVKGSPFEQMKARQRRFYFDQGGNLTTKFGIRHTPALVRQKGDVLVVGEVVLKREIGT
- the traU gene encoding conjugal transfer pilus assembly protein TraU — protein: MPRLLAFLGLLALLFSGGVASAQTMPSRCTGKFVNPITDVCWGCLFPLSIGSFKIWPSARADTDNPNLPICFCGSPIPRVGVAAGFWEPARLIDVTTKPFCFPNLGGVKLSPGFQIGNGYVSQSSQIGGKGENTAKYHVHYYVYPLLYWMEILTDFLCFEQASFDIAYITEIDPLWQEDALTTIINPEAVLFTTPIAQAACAADCVASTAHLPLDPLFWCAGCNGSMYPMNGNVGANAGMEQSTRLAAERMIYKMHRQGLAWGTMGSKALCNKYIMPILKKQQYRLQMVNPSPMVSGREACSPIGGSTILPQTGRVYPVIGEDVGYLLWRKRNCCVL
- the trbC gene encoding type-F conjugative transfer system pilin assembly protein TrbC, coding for MTRKLLIAAAFLTAGLVTAALAQTIEGLDLGAIQNRAEEQAKDAQAFLDSVAGRGDAAREDARQIADDGMGALKAIDTSKLPKVAGADGGAVDLDELVTGARGALEAPKSAPLFIAFASLSMPEESLKRMIADVHKAGGVVVLRGLPANSGRTFATAMRHVMSQDAAANVAIDPRLFRAFNIQAAPTYVTVSTSFAPCDDFACKTAVPPSDRIVGNVTVQYALETFVDAKGPGAPAARVALANLTRRD